One segment of Xanthomonas oryzae pv. oryzae DNA contains the following:
- the serA gene encoding phosphoglycerate dehydrogenase — translation MSPKRTSFPKQDIRVLLLEGISPTAVDVFRAAGYSQIELHAKSLPEDELIARIADAHIVGIRSRTQLSAEVLAHAKRLIAVGCFCIGTNQVDLDAAEVAGIPVFNAPYSNTRSVAELVIAEAILLLRGIPQKNAECHRGGWSKSAAGSHETRGKVLGIVGYGHIGTQVGVLAESLGMQVIFHDIETKLSLGNARAAIDLDDLLARADVVTLHVPETPSTKDMIGAAEIARMKHGAHLINASRGTVIDIDALDAALTSGQIGGAAVDVFPIEPKGNGDAFASPLTAHDNVILTPHVGGSTLEAQDNIGIEVAAKLVRYSDNGSTLSAVNFPEVTLPEHPDSLRLLHIHRNVPGVLSQINELFSRHNLNIDGQFLRTDPKVGYVVIDVSASEELAAILKDGLAQITGTLRTRVLY, via the coding sequence ATGTCGCCGAAGAGAACCTCGTTTCCCAAGCAGGACATCCGCGTACTGTTGCTGGAAGGCATCAGCCCAACCGCCGTGGATGTGTTCCGCGCCGCTGGCTACTCGCAGATCGAACTGCACGCCAAATCGCTGCCGGAAGACGAGTTGATCGCCCGCATCGCCGACGCGCATATCGTGGGCATCCGCTCGCGCACCCAGTTGAGCGCCGAGGTGCTGGCACACGCCAAGCGCCTGATCGCGGTGGGCTGCTTCTGCATCGGCACCAACCAGGTGGATCTGGATGCGGCCGAAGTCGCCGGCATTCCGGTGTTCAACGCACCCTACTCCAATACCCGCAGCGTGGCCGAACTGGTCATCGCCGAAGCGATCCTGCTGCTGCGTGGTATCCCGCAAAAGAATGCCGAATGCCACCGCGGCGGTTGGTCCAAATCGGCCGCGGGCAGCCATGAAACGCGCGGCAAAGTGCTGGGCATCGTTGGCTACGGCCATATCGGCACCCAGGTGGGCGTGCTGGCCGAATCGTTGGGCATGCAAGTGATATTCCACGACATCGAAACCAAGCTGTCGCTCGGCAACGCGCGCGCGGCGATCGATCTGGACGACCTGCTGGCACGCGCGGACGTGGTGACCTTGCACGTACCGGAAACGCCGTCCACCAAGGACATGATCGGCGCTGCAGAGATCGCCCGCATGAAGCACGGCGCGCACCTGATCAACGCCTCGCGCGGCACCGTTATCGACATCGACGCACTGGATGCAGCGCTCACCTCCGGCCAGATCGGCGGCGCAGCGGTGGACGTGTTCCCGATCGAGCCAAAGGGCAATGGCGATGCATTCGCATCGCCGCTCACCGCGCACGACAACGTCATCCTGACCCCGCACGTGGGCGGCAGCACGCTGGAAGCGCAGGACAATATCGGCATCGAAGTGGCGGCCAAACTGGTGCGCTACAGCGACAACGGCAGCACCTTGTCGGCGGTGAACTTCCCCGAGGTCACCCTGCCCGAGCACCCCGACAGCCTGCGTCTGCTGCACATCCATCGCAACGTGCCTGGCGTGCTATCGCAGATCAACGAACTGTTCTCGCGCCACAACCTCAACATCGACGGCCAGTTTTTGCGCACCGACCCCAAGGTGGGCTACGTGGTGATCGACGTCAGCGCCAGCGAGGAACTTGCGGCAATACTGAAAGACGGGCTGGCTCAGATCACCGGCACGTTGCGGACGCGGGTCCTTTATTGA
- a CDS encoding NUDIX hydrolase: MAAWPALGDRERAMVDATLRQQLAAYRLRWPGEAALAEQFAQLLDDATDPFVRERVEGHFTGSAWVVSADGTRTLLTHHRKLQRWLQLGGHADGDRDLAQVALREAEEESGLSGLRLADAALFDLDRHWIPARGEVAGHWHFDARYVVVAGAHEAFEVSEESLALAWRPIVALLADPELDPSLRRMAEKWLESRE; encoded by the coding sequence ATGGCCGCTTGGCCCGCACTGGGCGACCGAGAACGAGCGATGGTGGATGCAACCCTGCGGCAGCAATTGGCGGCGTACCGACTGCGTTGGCCTGGCGAAGCCGCACTGGCCGAGCAGTTCGCGCAATTGCTGGACGATGCCACCGATCCGTTCGTGCGTGAGCGTGTCGAAGGTCATTTCACCGGGTCGGCGTGGGTGGTCAGTGCCGATGGCACGCGCACCTTGCTGACCCACCACCGCAAGCTGCAGCGCTGGCTGCAGCTGGGCGGGCACGCCGACGGCGACCGCGATCTGGCACAGGTGGCGTTGCGCGAGGCGGAGGAAGAATCCGGGCTCAGCGGGCTGCGGCTGGCGGATGCGGCGTTGTTCGACCTGGACCGTCACTGGATTCCGGCACGCGGCGAGGTGGCGGGGCATTGGCACTTCGATGCGCGTTACGTGGTGGTAGCCGGCGCGCACGAGGCGTTCGAAGTCAGCGAAGAATCCCTGGCGCTGGCGTGGCGCCCGATCGTCGCACTGCTGGCGGACCCGGAGCTCGATCCGTCGCTGCGGCGGATGGCGGAGAAGTGGCTGGAGAGCCGGGAGTAG
- a CDS encoding FAD-binding oxidoreductase, protein MTDPRILSLQHAMPALRLKTEPADLEHYGRDWTRRWTPNPLAIALPGSVEEVQAVMRWANVQGVAVVPSGGRTGLSGGAVAANGELVLSLERLNKPLDFNAVDRTLTVQAGMPLEAVHNAAREHGLVYPVDFAARGSCSIGGNIATNAGGIRVIRYGNTREWVAGLKVVTGGGELLELNNALVKNSSGYDFRHLMIGSEGTLGIVVEATLRLTDPPPPSNVMLLALPSFEVLMQVFAAFRAQLRLEAFEFFTDRALEHVLAHGAQAPFAEVHPYYVVTEFAAGDEVQEAAAMAAFETCIEQDWVSDGVISQSDAQAAQLWRLREGITEAVARYTPYKNDVSVRISAMPAFLAETQALLSEAYPHFDVVWFGHIGDGNLHINVLKPDDTSQADFVAACDQVTKLLAQALQRFDGSISAEHGIGLVKKAYLWSTRSAEEIALMRGIKHVLDPHLLLNPGKLFEIGKAPAATPAG, encoded by the coding sequence ATGACCGATCCCCGCATCCTTTCGTTGCAACACGCCATGCCTGCGTTACGTTTGAAGACCGAGCCGGCCGACCTGGAGCATTACGGCCGCGACTGGACACGGCGCTGGACGCCGAATCCGCTCGCCATCGCCTTGCCCGGCTCGGTGGAGGAAGTGCAGGCGGTCATGCGTTGGGCAAATGTGCAAGGCGTGGCGGTGGTGCCGTCGGGCGGGCGCACGGGATTATCGGGCGGCGCAGTGGCGGCCAATGGCGAACTGGTGCTGAGCCTGGAACGCTTGAACAAGCCGCTCGACTTCAACGCGGTGGATCGCACGCTCACCGTGCAGGCCGGCATGCCGCTGGAAGCGGTGCATAACGCCGCGCGCGAGCATGGCTTGGTGTATCCGGTGGATTTTGCGGCGCGGGGTTCGTGTTCGATCGGCGGCAATATCGCCACCAATGCCGGTGGCATCCGGGTGATCCGCTACGGCAATACGCGCGAATGGGTGGCCGGCTTGAAGGTGGTTACCGGCGGCGGCGAGCTGCTCGAACTCAACAACGCGCTGGTGAAGAATTCCAGCGGCTACGACTTCCGTCATTTGATGATTGGCTCCGAAGGCACGCTGGGCATCGTGGTCGAAGCCACGCTGCGGCTGACCGACCCGCCGCCGCCCAGCAACGTGATGTTGCTGGCGCTGCCTTCGTTCGAGGTGTTGATGCAGGTGTTCGCTGCGTTTCGCGCGCAGCTGCGCCTGGAGGCCTTCGAATTCTTCACCGATCGCGCGCTGGAGCATGTGCTTGCGCATGGCGCGCAGGCGCCGTTCGCCGAGGTTCACCCGTATTACGTGGTCACCGAATTCGCTGCAGGCGACGAGGTGCAGGAGGCGGCTGCGATGGCGGCCTTCGAGACCTGCATTGAGCAGGACTGGGTCAGCGATGGCGTGATCAGCCAGAGCGACGCACAGGCCGCGCAACTGTGGCGGCTACGCGAGGGCATCACCGAAGCGGTGGCACGTTATACGCCGTACAAGAACGATGTGTCGGTGCGCATTTCGGCGATGCCCGCATTTCTGGCCGAAACCCAGGCCTTGCTCAGCGAGGCGTATCCGCACTTCGATGTGGTGTGGTTCGGCCATATCGGTGACGGCAATCTGCACATCAATGTGCTCAAACCCGATGACACCAGTCAGGCCGATTTCGTTGCGGCCTGCGATCAGGTGACCAAGTTGCTGGCGCAGGCCCTGCAGCGTTTCGACGGCAGTATCTCTGCCGAACACGGCATCGGTCTGGTCAAGAAGGCCTACTTGTGGAGTACGCGCTCTGCCGAGGAAATCGCCTTGATGCGCGGCATCAAACATGTGCTCGATCCCCATCTTTTGCTGAATCCCGGCAAGCTGTTCGAGATCGGCAAGGCGCCTGCTGCCACGCCCGCCGGTTAG
- a CDS encoding amino acid permease, giving the protein MLKSVLRVKPIEPAGLVDAGEPVEGSPQGEATLQRTLSAKHLIMLGIGAVIGAGIFVMTGQAAANHAGPAVMLSFVFAGIACTFAGLCYAEFAAMMPVSGSAYSYSYATLGEGIAWFIGWCLVLEYLFAGSSVAVAWSAYLISFITGTLGLPFPTELTNAPLAWINGEFVASGSILNLPAVMIVTAVSGLCYVGITQSAFINAIVVAIKIAVICLFVGFGAAYVDPANWHPFIPENTAPGVYGWSGVFRAASIVFFAYIGFDAVSTSAGETKDPQRNMPIGILGSLAVCTIIYIIICAVLTGLMPYTQLGTAKPVATALEAHPQLTWLKTAVEIGAIAGLSSVVLVMLMAQPRIFYTMAKDGLMPKLFGKVHPRFHTPYVGTVIVGVIAASLAGLIPLSVLGELVSMGTLLAFATVCAGVMVLRFTKPALERPFRVPLAMIICPLGTLACLALFFQAFQEHWKVFVGWTVIGLLIYFGYGIHHSYLAKRA; this is encoded by the coding sequence ATGCTGAAGTCTGTGTTGAGGGTCAAACCGATCGAGCCCGCTGGCCTCGTCGATGCGGGCGAGCCGGTCGAGGGCAGCCCGCAAGGCGAAGCCACGCTGCAACGGACCCTCAGCGCCAAGCACCTGATCATGCTCGGCATCGGCGCGGTGATCGGCGCAGGCATCTTTGTGATGACCGGCCAGGCGGCTGCCAATCATGCCGGGCCAGCGGTGATGCTGTCGTTCGTCTTCGCAGGCATCGCCTGTACATTTGCCGGCCTGTGCTACGCCGAATTCGCGGCGATGATGCCGGTCTCCGGAAGCGCTTACTCGTATTCCTACGCCACGCTTGGCGAAGGCATCGCCTGGTTCATTGGCTGGTGCCTGGTACTTGAGTATCTGTTTGCAGGGTCAAGCGTCGCGGTGGCATGGTCGGCCTATCTGATCAGCTTCATCACCGGTACGCTGGGTCTTCCATTCCCGACGGAGTTGACCAACGCCCCGCTTGCCTGGATCAATGGCGAGTTCGTCGCGTCCGGCAGCATCCTCAACCTGCCTGCAGTGATGATCGTGACTGCGGTGAGCGGCTTGTGCTACGTCGGCATTACCCAGTCAGCATTCATCAACGCGATTGTCGTTGCGATCAAGATCGCCGTGATCTGCCTGTTTGTCGGCTTCGGCGCGGCATACGTCGACCCGGCTAACTGGCATCCTTTCATTCCCGAAAATACTGCCCCCGGCGTATATGGCTGGAGCGGCGTATTCCGCGCCGCCTCAATCGTGTTCTTCGCCTACATCGGCTTCGATGCGGTGTCGACCTCGGCGGGCGAGACCAAGGATCCGCAGCGCAACATGCCAATTGGCATCCTCGGCTCGCTGGCGGTGTGCACCATCATCTACATCATCATCTGTGCAGTGTTGACCGGTCTGATGCCGTATACCCAGCTTGGCACCGCCAAGCCTGTGGCGACTGCCCTGGAAGCGCACCCGCAGCTGACCTGGCTCAAAACCGCAGTAGAAATCGGTGCAATCGCTGGCCTCTCGTCGGTGGTGCTGGTGATGCTGATGGCGCAACCGCGCATCTTCTACACCATGGCCAAGGATGGGCTGATGCCCAAACTGTTTGGCAAAGTACACCCGAGGTTTCACACGCCGTATGTCGGCACCGTGATCGTCGGCGTGATCGCCGCGTCACTCGCCGGGTTGATCCCGCTCAGCGTACTGGGCGAACTGGTGTCCATGGGTACCCTGCTTGCCTTCGCCACCGTGTGCGCCGGCGTGATGGTGCTGCGCTTCACCAAGCCCGCGTTGGAGCGCCCGTTCCGGGTACCGTTGGCGATGATCATTTGCCCGTTGGGTACGCTTGCGTGCCTGGCCCTGTTCTTCCAGGCGTTTCAGGAACACTGGAAGGTGTTTGTGGGCTGGACCGTGATTGGCCTGTTGATCTACTTCGGCTACGGCATCCACCACAGCTACCTCGCGAAACGGGCCTAA
- a CDS encoding amino acid permease: MFKQLWATKHPHASHEAADGLGLQRALGPWGLTALGIGAVIGGGIFVITGQAAADHAGPAIMLSFVLAAVCCAFCAMAYAEFAAMVPVSGSAYTYTYATFGELAAWFIGWMLVLEYGVSASAVAVSWTGYFLSLLDHFGIHLPAAFVSAPLDGKLQPTGAIANLPAAGIVLLLTWLCYVGIRKSSAMNMAMVILKTGLILLVIAVGWKYVDTANWHPFIPANEGPGKYGMEGVLRGAAMVFFAYIGFEAVSVAAQESHRPQRDLPIGMILSLVICTVLYISMAAVMTGLLPYTLLGTDEPVVTAIAAHPQLAWLRVIVEVGALIGLSSVVLVMIIGQPRIFMIIARDGLLPSIFTRIHPKYRTPHINTVITGVGIALLAAVFPLDVLGELTSMGTLIAFAAVCAGVLILRRTHPELPRPFRMPAAWLICTAGMLSCLALLSAMTLHNWMLMGLWTLVGLVIYSGYGYRHSRLRDGR; this comes from the coding sequence ATGTTCAAACAACTTTGGGCCACCAAACACCCGCACGCCAGCCATGAGGCGGCCGACGGGCTGGGCCTGCAACGCGCGCTCGGCCCGTGGGGGCTAACTGCCCTTGGCATCGGCGCGGTGATCGGGGGCGGCATCTTCGTCATCACCGGCCAAGCGGCGGCCGATCACGCCGGCCCGGCGATCATGCTCTCGTTCGTGCTTGCGGCCGTGTGCTGCGCGTTCTGCGCGATGGCCTACGCCGAATTCGCTGCGATGGTGCCGGTCTCCGGCAGCGCCTACACCTACACCTACGCCACCTTCGGCGAGCTGGCAGCGTGGTTTATCGGCTGGATGCTGGTGCTGGAATACGGCGTGTCTGCCTCGGCGGTGGCGGTCAGTTGGACCGGTTATTTCTTGAGCCTGCTCGACCACTTCGGCATCCACTTGCCGGCCGCGTTCGTCAGTGCGCCGCTCGATGGCAAACTGCAACCCACCGGGGCGATCGCCAACCTGCCTGCGGCCGGCATCGTGCTGCTGCTGACCTGGCTCTGCTATGTCGGCATCCGCAAGTCGTCGGCCATGAACATGGCCATGGTGATCCTCAAGACCGGTCTGATTCTGCTGGTGATCGCCGTGGGCTGGAAATACGTGGATACGGCCAACTGGCACCCGTTCATTCCGGCCAACGAAGGCCCGGGCAAGTACGGCATGGAAGGCGTGCTGCGCGGCGCGGCGATGGTGTTCTTCGCCTACATCGGCTTTGAAGCGGTGTCGGTCGCGGCGCAGGAATCGCACCGCCCGCAACGCGATCTGCCGATCGGCATGATCCTGTCGCTGGTGATCTGCACCGTGCTCTACATCTCCATGGCGGCGGTGATGACCGGGCTATTGCCGTACACCTTGCTCGGCACCGACGAACCGGTGGTGACCGCAATCGCGGCGCATCCCCAGCTGGCCTGGTTGCGGGTGATTGTGGAAGTGGGTGCGTTGATCGGCTTGTCGTCGGTGGTGCTGGTGATGATCATCGGGCAGCCGCGCATCTTCATGATCATCGCGCGCGACGGCCTGCTGCCGTCGATCTTCACCCGCATCCATCCCAAGTACCGTACCCCGCATATCAATACCGTCATCACCGGTGTGGGTATCGCGCTGCTGGCAGCGGTGTTCCCGCTGGATGTGCTGGGCGAGCTGACGTCGATGGGCACGCTGATCGCCTTCGCGGCGGTCTGCGCCGGCGTGTTGATCCTGCGTCGCACGCATCCGGAACTGCCGCGTCCGTTCCGCATGCCGGCCGCCTGGTTGATCTGTACTGCCGGCATGTTGAGCTGCCTTGCGCTGCTGTCGGCGATGACGCTGCACAACTGGATGCTGATGGGCCTGTGGACGCTGGTCGGGCTGGTGATCTACTCCGGCTACGGCTATCGCCACAGCCGCCTGCGCGACGGCCGCTGA